From Pseudanabaena sp. PCC 6802, one genomic window encodes:
- a CDS encoding DUF760 domain-containing protein: MFDLGDIDANNNTLLAYLQGQSPETLAKVAQSVSPEVRQIISQNIQNLVGMLPPQNFSVQITTDRENLAGLLGSAMMTGYFLKQMETRMQLDRSLSGASSLDEEA, translated from the coding sequence ATGTTTGACTTAGGGGACATTGATGCCAACAACAATACTCTGCTTGCATATTTGCAAGGGCAGTCACCTGAGACTTTGGCTAAAGTGGCCCAGTCGGTGAGTCCTGAAGTAAGGCAGATTATTTCTCAGAATATTCAAAACCTGGTAGGCATGTTGCCACCACAAAACTTTAGCGTTCAGATTACAACAGATCGCGAAAACCTAGCAGGATTGCTAGGTTCAGCGATGATGACTGGCTACTTTCTCAAACAGATGGAAACTCGCATGCAGCTAGACCGCAGTCTTTCAGGCGCATCAAGCTTGGATGAAGAAGCTTAA
- a CDS encoding RidA family protein, translating into MSNKIEKQVIRTDAAPAPVGPYNQAIATPTGSRLLFLAGQVPLDPATGKLIEGTVAQQTERVLQNIQAVLGAAGADFSNVVKTTVFLADMADFAEMNGVYGQYFQDPAPARSTVQVARLPLDARVEIECTAAI; encoded by the coding sequence ATGAGCAATAAGATCGAAAAACAAGTCATCCGCACCGATGCCGCCCCTGCACCCGTCGGCCCATACAATCAGGCGATCGCCACCCCCACTGGCTCTAGACTGCTGTTCTTAGCGGGACAAGTTCCCCTAGATCCTGCGACAGGCAAACTAATTGAAGGCACAGTTGCACAGCAAACCGAGCGAGTATTGCAAAATATTCAAGCTGTTTTGGGTGCTGCTGGCGCTGACTTTAGTAATGTGGTAAAGACTACAGTGTTTTTAGCCGATATGGCCGATTTTGCGGAAATGAATGGCGTATACGGTCAGTATTTTCAAGATCCCGCACCTGCTCGCTCTACTGTACAGGTAGCGCGTCTGCCATTGGATGCGCGGGTGGAAATTGAATGCACCGCTGCGATTTAG
- a CDS encoding gas vesicle protein K, with protein sequence MPEENLPIHQVKANKSGLAPLVLTLVELLRQLMEAQVIRRMESGALAETEIERAADSLQALEKQILTLCDVLEIDPEDLNLDLGDAGKLLPRRGHYYPDLPSNEASILELLDRLINTGIVLEGDVQIGLAQLNLIHLKLRLILSAEDLL encoded by the coding sequence ATGCCTGAAGAAAATTTACCAATTCATCAAGTTAAGGCAAACAAATCAGGGCTAGCTCCTTTAGTCCTGACTTTGGTGGAATTATTACGCCAGTTAATGGAAGCGCAGGTAATTCGTCGCATGGAATCCGGTGCATTGGCGGAAACAGAAATAGAGCGGGCGGCTGATAGCTTGCAAGCCCTGGAAAAGCAAATTTTGACCCTATGTGATGTTCTGGAAATCGATCCCGAAGATCTGAACTTAGATTTGGGGGATGCGGGTAAGCTATTGCCGCGTCGGGGGCACTATTATCCCGATCTCCCTTCCAACGAAGCATCGATCTTGGAATTGCTAGATCGCTTGATTAACACTGGCATTGTCTTAGAGGGAGACGTGCAGATTGGTCTGGCGCAGCTAAATTTAATTCACCTCAAACTGCGCCTGATTTTATCGGCGGAAGATCTTCTTTGA
- a CDS encoding DUF1997 domain-containing protein, which yields MVPDLNQSSPEPLCEGMDLMLDESLLGIENAIDENIILDGAENSATDSKASAPAKFSNHFVGYMDMYADAAKAIAYLDAHQGWFCRCAHPLKVKAISSNAYALGIGHVGALGYKVDPRIGLDLLPQKEGVYRIRSIPLPDQEPQVYDVDFQAVMILKEQPADENGTVMTSVEWQLDLTVSIQLPRFVQVFSQHVLQKTGDTVLAHVVKSISQTLTAKVQADFHKTIGAIVPKKRRKS from the coding sequence ATGGTTCCAGACCTGAACCAATCTAGCCCCGAACCGCTCTGTGAGGGTATGGATTTGATGTTGGATGAATCTCTATTGGGTATAGAGAACGCAATCGACGAAAACATTATTTTAGATGGTGCTGAAAATAGCGCTACTGACTCTAAAGCCTCTGCTCCTGCCAAGTTTAGCAATCACTTTGTCGGCTACATGGACATGTATGCTGACGCTGCTAAGGCGATCGCCTACCTCGACGCTCATCAGGGTTGGTTTTGCCGTTGCGCCCATCCCCTCAAGGTCAAAGCAATTAGCAGCAATGCTTACGCCCTGGGAATCGGTCATGTAGGTGCGTTGGGCTATAAAGTCGATCCCCGCATTGGCTTGGATCTACTACCCCAAAAAGAGGGGGTTTACCGCATTCGCAGCATTCCTTTACCCGATCAGGAACCGCAGGTATATGACGTAGACTTTCAAGCTGTAATGATCCTCAAGGAGCAACCAGCCGATGAAAACGGTACGGTCATGACTAGCGTGGAATGGCAATTAGATCTAACGGTATCTATTCAACTACCGCGTTTCGTGCAGGTGTTTTCTCAGCACGTACTTCAAAAAACTGGCGATACCGTCCTCGCCCATGTGGTGAAGAGCATCTCCCAAACTTTGACTGCAAAAGTCCAGGCTGACTTCCACAAGACAATTGGCGCGATCGTGCCCAAAAAACGCAGAAAGTCGTAA
- a CDS encoding tetratricopeptide repeat protein has translation MTDNPGSTEKPDRELYQELYQAGVRSFERGNYQQAIAQFQQALDGVNAKTKIGGEIQVWLANAYDAAGNSTEAIALCRSLKTHSDRDVRKSANYVLGILSAPKLSNLKDATSKIPSLKGLDDQISSRPLGVSGSKLPQAKPENQLPTGSSLDTQTSQQEQNRFLWIAIVITLAGLVVWAIA, from the coding sequence ATGACAGATAATCCAGGTTCAACCGAAAAACCAGATCGGGAGTTATATCAGGAGTTATATCAGGCAGGCGTGCGAAGCTTTGAACGCGGGAACTATCAGCAGGCGATCGCGCAATTCCAACAAGCTCTAGATGGTGTAAATGCTAAGACAAAAATTGGGGGCGAGATTCAGGTTTGGCTAGCCAATGCCTACGATGCCGCTGGCAATTCAACGGAAGCAATTGCCCTCTGTCGCAGTCTGAAAACCCATAGCGATCGCGATGTGCGTAAATCTGCCAATTATGTCCTGGGGATCCTATCCGCACCCAAACTAAGTAATCTCAAGGATGCAACTTCTAAGATTCCCAGCTTAAAAGGGTTGGACGACCAAATTTCATCCCGACCGCTAGGGGTGTCCGGTTCTAAACTCCCTCAAGCAAAACCCGAAAACCAGTTGCCGACAGGATCGAGCCTAGATACACAGACATCGCAACAGGAACAGAATCGTTTTCTGTGGATTGCGATCGTAATTACTCTGGCAGGCTTGGTTGTCTGGGCAATTGCCTAA
- a CDS encoding RNA-guided endonuclease TnpB family protein gives MYLTQKNQIRNLNKSEFLALRELCRLSKNLYNVGLYAVRQYYFQEHKHLRYESAYHLCKENENYRLLNTDIAQQTLKVIDRTFHSFYGLISAVKAGSYQPKISLPHYLPKDGYFVLIIPRIKVKDGRFNVPMSFAFKQQFGLVSLPFPDRLDPETIKEVRIHPKYDARFFEIEFVSKVEAEPVETVEDSAISIDFGLDNLATCVDTNGASFIMDGRKLKSINQWFNKENARLQSIKDKQKIERLTERQARLFVNRNAKVRDYLNKTARLIIDHCIANKISKVIVGFNLGMKQEINIGSRNNQNFVQIPFYSLRAKLKALCERYGLIYQEQEESYTSKASALDGDDLPTYNADKPAAYQFAGSRVKRGLYRSKDGHLINADCNGAANIGRKSKQNGFTGLSRGCLAQPLRIKIY, from the coding sequence ATGTACCTAACTCAAAAGAACCAAATTCGCAATCTAAATAAGTCTGAGTTTTTGGCTCTGCGAGAATTGTGTCGTCTCAGCAAAAACCTCTACAACGTAGGGTTGTACGCTGTGCGGCAATACTACTTTCAGGAACACAAACACTTGCGTTACGAATCTGCTTACCATCTGTGCAAAGAAAACGAGAATTACCGTCTGTTGAATACAGACATCGCTCAACAAACTTTGAAGGTGATAGACAGAACGTTTCACAGCTTCTACGGCTTGATTAGTGCAGTAAAAGCGGGTAGCTATCAGCCAAAGATAAGCCTGCCTCACTACTTGCCCAAAGATGGCTATTTTGTCTTGATAATCCCTCGAATTAAAGTCAAAGATGGACGGTTTAATGTGCCGATGTCCTTTGCTTTTAAGCAGCAATTTGGCTTGGTATCCTTGCCTTTCCCAGACAGACTCGACCCAGAGACGATTAAAGAGGTGAGGATTCACCCGAAATACGACGCTCGATTCTTTGAAATTGAGTTTGTCTCTAAGGTTGAAGCTGAACCTGTAGAGACTGTTGAAGATAGTGCTATTTCGATTGATTTTGGCTTGGACAACCTGGCAACTTGTGTTGATACCAATGGGGCATCCTTTATCATGGATGGTCGCAAACTTAAATCTATTAACCAATGGTTTAACAAGGAAAATGCTCGGTTGCAGTCTATTAAAGATAAACAAAAGATTGAACGGCTCACAGAGCGTCAAGCAAGGCTGTTTGTCAACCGAAACGCTAAGGTCAGAGACTACCTCAACAAAACCGCAAGGTTGATTATCGACCACTGCATCGCCAACAAAATCAGCAAGGTGATTGTTGGTTTTAATCTGGGGATGAAGCAAGAAATCAATATCGGTAGCCGAAACAATCAGAACTTTGTCCAGATTCCCTTTTACTCTTTGAGAGCCAAGCTGAAAGCATTGTGTGAACGCTACGGATTGATCTATCAGGAACAAGAGGAATCGTATACCAGCAAGGCAAGTGCTTTGGATGGAGATGATTTGCCCACCTACAACGCCGACAAACCTGCCGCTTACCAGTTTGCGGGTTCGCGGGTTAAACGAGGTTTGTATCGAAGTAAGGATGGACATTTGATTAACGCTGATTGTAATGGGGCTGCAAATATTGGGCGTAAAAGTAAGCAGAATGGTTTTACCGGACTGTCTAGAGGCTGTTTGGCTCAGCCGTTACGAATCAAGATCTACTAA
- a CDS encoding GvpL/GvpF family gas vesicle protein yields the protein MTTATTKTRVTFADYLTYFDEIVMPLYTFAFFTEPVPPVNPPGINGNVRYLHVDNLVAAIEPDLDVQGLKEVAEEVLLKAVLSHDRVICELFQDRTLLPLRFGTAFVSEVALRDYLHSHNRELSDRLQKLQNYAEYPIKAKFLSRSSQQDSEQTDTKPELKGKEYLLAKRDFYIQQQETRSLQQQEYTDLVNLLNSISLEMKHPAAPRISEQQNRDELRAFMLLKSDQVDLLQTAINEWLRDRVSWQVAIAAPLPPYHFADL from the coding sequence ATGACGACTGCCACCACTAAAACTAGGGTTACTTTTGCAGATTACCTGACTTACTTTGATGAAATCGTAATGCCCCTTTACACTTTTGCCTTTTTTACCGAGCCAGTGCCGCCAGTCAATCCACCAGGAATTAATGGCAACGTTAGATATCTGCATGTGGATAATCTAGTCGCCGCGATCGAGCCTGACCTGGACGTTCAAGGCTTGAAGGAAGTGGCTGAAGAGGTGTTGCTCAAGGCCGTTCTGAGCCACGATCGCGTCATTTGCGAACTATTTCAGGATAGAACTCTACTACCACTGCGCTTCGGGACGGCTTTCGTCTCTGAGGTGGCATTAAGGGATTATTTGCACTCCCACAATCGGGAATTAAGCGATCGCCTGCAAAAGCTACAAAACTACGCTGAATATCCCATCAAAGCCAAGTTCTTATCACGATCGTCGCAGCAAGATTCTGAACAGACAGATACGAAGCCTGAATTGAAGGGCAAGGAATATTTGCTTGCGAAACGGGATTTCTATATCCAACAACAGGAAACGCGATCGCTACAACAACAGGAATATACTGACTTAGTCAATCTTCTTAACTCTATCTCATTAGAAATGAAACATCCTGCTGCGCCGCGCATTAGCGAACAACAGAATCGCGATGAGTTGCGAGCTTTTATGCTGCTCAAATCAGATCAAGTAGATTTGCTACAAACAGCTATTAATGAATGGCTGAGAGATCGCGTATCCTGGCAGGTTGCGATCGCCGCTCCACTGCCACCCTATCACTTCGCCGATTTGTGA
- a CDS encoding cofactor assembly of complex C subunit B, which produces MRYLPLIVGIIGGLALLLNRLTTPLLTANQSRSDALGIILSALLILVGLLWQQIQPKAPESVTLLGEEGFELDESLSESVKAELAWASHILLTNTATKTLVVWYEQKILLRRGILSPVKQFNPGQIVQRVLKTQKPTYLVKLSLYPGKIEFDYLPENTQGLIVQPLGDRGVIVLGANAPRSYTKQDENWVEAIAAKLTYSLEQSRS; this is translated from the coding sequence ATGCGTTACTTACCTTTAATTGTTGGCATCATCGGTGGCCTGGCTCTCCTGCTCAATCGCCTCACTACCCCACTACTGACTGCTAATCAATCCCGTTCCGATGCTCTCGGTATAATTTTAAGTGCTTTGCTCATTCTGGTCGGGTTACTCTGGCAGCAGATTCAGCCGAAAGCACCGGAATCCGTCACTTTACTTGGGGAAGAAGGCTTTGAGTTGGACGAATCGTTATCTGAGTCTGTAAAAGCGGAATTAGCCTGGGCATCCCACATACTGCTCACTAATACAGCCACAAAGACTTTGGTAGTTTGGTACGAGCAAAAAATATTATTAAGACGCGGCATTTTAAGTCCGGTCAAGCAATTTAATCCCGGTCAAATCGTCCAACGGGTGCTAAAAACTCAAAAACCTACCTATCTGGTCAAACTGTCTCTCTATCCTGGCAAAATTGAGTTTGACTACCTGCCCGAAAATACACAGGGTTTAATCGTGCAGCCCCTCGGCGATCGCGGCGTAATCGTATTAGGCGCAAACGCACCGCGCAGCTACACCAAACAGGACGAGAATTGGGTAGAAGCGATCGCGGCAAAACTAACCTATAGCCTGGAGCAAAGCAGAAGTTAA
- the def gene encoding peptide deformylase — translation MPTTYSIAVPKKKLKNPPLKVNKLGDRVLRQPAKKISKVNDEIRSLAVKMLQTMYSNDGIGLAAPQVGVNKQLIVIDIELKDESKPPLVMINPEIISLGGAIVLGEEGCLSVPEVFLDVQRPDEVTVTYRDEEGRPQKLSTNGLLARVIQHEMDHLNGVMFVDRAQNAIALNKELSKHGFSAKDVQSIKD, via the coding sequence ATGCCCACCACCTATTCGATCGCAGTTCCTAAGAAAAAGTTAAAGAATCCGCCCTTAAAGGTGAATAAGCTGGGCGATCGGGTTTTACGTCAACCAGCTAAGAAAATTAGCAAAGTAAATGACGAAATCCGCAGCTTAGCAGTAAAAATGCTGCAAACCATGTATAGCAATGACGGTATTGGCTTAGCGGCACCGCAGGTAGGGGTAAATAAGCAGCTAATCGTGATCGATATCGAACTCAAAGACGAATCCAAGCCACCACTGGTGATGATCAATCCGGAAATTATATCTTTAGGCGGTGCAATTGTTTTAGGCGAGGAGGGATGTCTCAGCGTACCGGAGGTATTTCTTGACGTGCAAAGACCGGATGAGGTGACAGTTACCTACCGCGACGAAGAAGGTAGACCGCAAAAACTATCTACCAACGGTTTGCTAGCTAGAGTAATCCAGCATGAAATGGATCACCTCAACGGGGTCATGTTTGTAGATCGAGCGCAAAATGCGATCGCTTTGAACAAAGAACTAAGCAAACATGGGTTTTCAGCCAAAGACGTACAGTCAATCAAAGATTAA
- a CDS encoding serine/threonine-protein kinase, translating into MSLCINPNCQAPENPDELVFCQACGSELLLEGRYRVVKLLGGGGFGKTYEIRQALRTTGGVTSGLPQVLKVLINNQPKAVELFLREKDVLSRLHHPGIPRIEADGYFAFYPANSKEPLHCMVMEKVEGLDLQQYMAQRNYRPISQQLALEWLNQTFTILHEVHQQQFFHRDIKPANIMLRADGQLVLIDFGAAREMTGTYMAKQEGGQVTGIHSLGYTPPEQMNGQAVPQSDFFALGRTFAFLLTGRPPNDMYDPYTDQCHWREHSVNLSPAIADLIDRLMARLPSQRSQNTQAVLQELAEIDRTLQRSRATPPPTVPMPYQTEPVVSGNSPHAPTPASQSNPTLVNPATTPLPTGQPLPETVVNPAAPPSPSGNPIPETLVNPAAVNPAAQTYQAQDRVSPPVSYSSNDDFEKAKTALKSAWSEGIVPGTIALLSSLTLDKAQTAIRNGAIAGAVQGALLVVITLASLGSSISARSANNLAGNLIDILLIFGLAFGVYQKNRICAVALFAYFVFGKLLQLFTNQLPIAALILALVFGYFYFEGMRGTFSYYKLTRSRN; encoded by the coding sequence ATGAGTCTCTGTATTAACCCTAACTGTCAAGCGCCCGAAAATCCCGACGAGCTAGTATTTTGTCAAGCTTGCGGCTCGGAGTTACTTCTAGAAGGGCGCTATCGTGTTGTTAAACTGCTCGGCGGCGGTGGGTTTGGTAAAACCTACGAGATTAGGCAAGCATTGCGAACTACGGGCGGTGTGACTAGCGGCTTGCCCCAGGTGCTGAAGGTTTTGATTAACAATCAGCCGAAAGCGGTGGAACTATTTCTACGAGAAAAGGACGTTTTAAGCAGGCTCCATCACCCCGGCATACCCAGGATTGAGGCGGATGGCTACTTTGCTTTTTACCCGGCAAACAGTAAAGAACCATTACACTGCATGGTGATGGAGAAGGTTGAAGGGCTAGATTTGCAACAATATATGGCGCAGCGCAACTATCGCCCCATCAGCCAGCAACTGGCACTGGAATGGCTGAATCAAACATTCACGATTTTGCATGAAGTACATCAGCAACAGTTCTTTCATCGCGATATCAAGCCCGCTAATATTATGCTCAGGGCCGATGGGCAACTGGTACTCATCGACTTTGGGGCGGCGCGGGAAATGACAGGCACTTATATGGCTAAACAGGAAGGGGGGCAGGTTACGGGTATTCACTCCTTGGGCTATACGCCACCAGAGCAAATGAACGGACAGGCAGTACCGCAGTCTGATTTCTTTGCTCTGGGACGGACGTTTGCCTTTTTGCTGACGGGCAGACCGCCGAATGATATGTACGATCCCTATACAGACCAGTGTCATTGGCGCGAACATTCTGTTAATCTGTCGCCGGCGATCGCCGATCTGATCGATCGCTTAATGGCACGTCTACCCAGCCAGCGATCGCAAAATACGCAAGCAGTTTTACAGGAATTGGCAGAAATCGATCGGACCTTACAACGTTCAAGGGCAACACCGCCGCCAACCGTGCCGATGCCATATCAAACAGAACCCGTAGTATCGGGAAACTCTCCCCATGCCCCAACACCTGCGTCCCAATCCAATCCCACACTAGTAAATCCGGCTACCACACCTTTACCGACTGGCCAGCCGTTGCCAGAAACGGTCGTCAATCCGGCTGCTCCACCTTCACCTAGTGGCAATCCCATTCCCGAAACACTGGTTAATCCTGCTGCGGTCAATCCTGCGGCTCAGACATATCAAGCCCAAGATCGAGTTTCGCCACCAGTCAGTTACAGCTCTAACGATGATTTTGAGAAGGCAAAAACAGCATTAAAGAGTGCCTGGAGTGAGGGTATTGTACCGGGCACGATCGCTCTGCTTAGTTCTCTAACTCTAGACAAAGCCCAAACGGCGATTAGGAATGGTGCGATCGCAGGAGCAGTCCAAGGAGCCTTATTGGTTGTAATCACTCTAGCTTCACTTGGCAGCAGCATTTCAGCACGGTCGGCAAATAATCTGGCTGGCAATTTAATTGATATTCTCCTGATTTTTGGTCTAGCGTTTGGAGTTTATCAAAAGAATAGAATTTGTGCCGTTGCCCTATTCGCTTATTTTGTCTTTGGCAAGCTATTGCAACTCTTTACAAATCAACTGCCGATCGCAGCATTGATCCTGGCACTAGTATTCGGATACTTTTATTTTGAAGGGATGCGTGGCACGTTTAGCTACTATAAACTGACTCGATCGCGGAATTAA
- the purE gene encoding 5-(carboxyamino)imidazole ribonucleotide mutase, whose amino-acid sequence MSNTPLVSIIMGSDSDLPTMQAAIAICQQFNVPHEVSIVSAHRTPDRMVEFAKHAHTRGIRVIIAGAGGAAHLPGMVASLTPLPVIGVPVATKQLNGVDSLYSIVQMPKGIPVATVAIGNAENAGLLAIQILATSHPELLDRIQIYRQELARTVLAKQEQLEAMGAIAYIKDKFPGSRQ is encoded by the coding sequence ATGAGCAACACGCCACTAGTCAGCATTATTATGGGCAGCGATTCCGATCTGCCGACAATGCAGGCAGCGATCGCCATTTGCCAGCAGTTTAACGTCCCTCACGAAGTCTCGATCGTCTCAGCCCACCGCACGCCAGATCGCATGGTGGAGTTTGCCAAACATGCCCACACCCGAGGTATTCGCGTGATTATCGCTGGTGCGGGCGGTGCGGCGCATTTACCTGGGATGGTGGCATCTCTTACACCGCTACCAGTCATTGGCGTTCCGGTTGCGACCAAACAACTTAATGGAGTGGACTCCCTCTATTCGATCGTGCAAATGCCAAAGGGTATTCCCGTCGCGACCGTGGCGATCGGCAATGCGGAAAATGCTGGGCTACTGGCCATCCAAATTTTGGCAACATCCCACCCGGAATTGTTAGATCGAATACAGATATATCGTCAAGAGCTTGCTAGGACAGTACTAGCCAAGCAGGAACAATTGGAAGCTATGGGCGCGATCGCTTATATCAAAGATAAATTCCCAGGCTCTAGACAATAA
- a CDS encoding peptidoglycan-binding protein — protein sequence MKIEDNTACSTSVVHELDRQLIFEMNSIEPGSLVSFADLNVSFDKVVWPYLQSSAKIALGKAISDRGIQLQVNSAYRTIAQQLILFNHFKKGRCGIVAAAPPGGSNHQSGLALDIEDADGWKPFLERYGWQKLGDFDPMHFDFVGGGTKDISSISVLAFQKLWNENNPQNRIAEDGRFGPATDACLAESPMEGFAKGEKTPDIQPPEPVRVLQLTQPQMQGDDVRDLQTTLNKAGIDTPINGIFDSATEQAVKQFQTANRLSADGKVGPATRSKLEQFKTVDLPDGQLNLQDLIEKDRAIDLDDLKRQPGMTRQIQLRLNALGLLRPSDVDGEFGPVTEAAIARFSDALSLNVTATRKLGPTFAKKLIEARGLPTEITNPIDVTDGVSTTTAFSKALEFTLPAEGGFVDNPLDPGGRTNKGIIQSVYDSYRRRKGLPLNDVLNISDAEVSEIYANMYWKPAQCDLMVLPLAVVHFDTAVNFGVAGAVMFLQEALGVAADGIFGPRTMALFQANNNVATANKIITGRIAYRHQRVVDAPSQGIFLNGWLNRDNSLREFIQSL from the coding sequence ATGAAAATTGAAGATAATACTGCTTGCTCGACTAGCGTCGTGCACGAGCTAGATCGGCAACTCATCTTTGAGATGAACAGCATAGAACCAGGCTCCCTGGTTAGCTTTGCCGATTTGAACGTGTCTTTTGACAAAGTGGTTTGGCCTTACCTCCAGTCCTCAGCTAAAATTGCGCTCGGTAAAGCAATTAGCGATCGCGGGATCCAGTTGCAGGTTAATTCAGCCTATCGGACTATCGCCCAGCAACTTATCCTTTTCAATCATTTCAAAAAAGGTCGTTGTGGCATTGTTGCGGCTGCGCCTCCAGGTGGCAGCAATCATCAAAGCGGTTTAGCTCTAGATATAGAAGATGCCGATGGATGGAAGCCTTTTCTGGAAAGATATGGGTGGCAAAAGCTCGGCGATTTCGATCCCATGCATTTCGATTTTGTGGGAGGAGGAACTAAGGATATTAGCTCTATCTCAGTCCTGGCATTTCAAAAACTGTGGAATGAGAATAATCCTCAAAATCGGATTGCCGAAGATGGTCGCTTTGGGCCTGCTACAGATGCATGTCTGGCAGAATCACCGATGGAAGGTTTTGCAAAGGGGGAAAAGACTCCAGATATCCAACCCCCCGAGCCAGTAAGAGTGCTGCAGCTAACCCAACCGCAGATGCAAGGTGATGATGTTCGCGACTTGCAAACAACTTTGAACAAGGCTGGAATTGATACACCGATTAATGGCATCTTTGACTCCGCAACCGAGCAGGCAGTTAAGCAATTCCAGACAGCAAATAGATTGAGTGCTGATGGCAAAGTCGGCCCTGCAACTCGTTCTAAACTGGAACAATTTAAGACAGTCGATTTGCCAGATGGGCAACTCAATCTGCAAGACCTGATCGAGAAAGATCGGGCGATCGATTTAGACGATCTCAAGCGGCAGCCAGGTATGACCAGACAAATTCAGCTACGACTCAATGCTTTAGGTCTATTACGACCGTCGGATGTTGATGGTGAATTTGGCCCGGTTACAGAAGCTGCGATCGCGAGGTTTTCTGACGCACTCTCGCTCAACGTTACCGCTACTCGCAAACTTGGCCCTACATTCGCGAAAAAGTTAATCGAAGCGCGTGGATTACCTACGGAAATTACTAATCCGATTGATGTTACGGATGGGGTCAGCACCACAACTGCATTCTCGAAAGCACTTGAGTTCACTCTACCTGCTGAAGGGGGTTTTGTAGATAATCCTTTAGATCCAGGAGGGAGGACTAACAAGGGAATTATTCAGTCGGTTTACGACTCCTATAGAAGGCGTAAGGGATTGCCTTTAAATGACGTGCTAAATATTTCAGATGCTGAGGTCAGCGAAATTTACGCCAACATGTATTGGAAACCAGCTCAGTGCGACTTGATGGTTTTACCTTTAGCAGTAGTACATTTTGATACGGCGGTAAACTTTGGCGTAGCGGGTGCAGTTATGTTTTTGCAGGAAGCTTTAGGTGTAGCCGCCGATGGTATTTTCGGCCCCAGAACTATGGCGCTTTTTCAAGCGAATAACAATGTGGCGACGGCCAACAAGATTATTACTGGCAGAATTGCCTATCGCCATCAAAGAGTAGTTGACGCTCCCAGTCAAGGCATATTTCTGAATGGATGGCTAAATCGCGACAATAGTTTGCGAGAATTTATCCAAAGTCTTTAA
- the mutT gene encoding 8-oxo-dGTP diphosphatase MutT, which translates to MTRKYRQIGVAIVWNQERDRILIDRRLPKGRFASYWEFPGGKVEAGEDIAACIRREIREELGIEIFVEDYLIAINHDYDEDLSVALIVHNCLHISGEPQPLECAEVRWVTLEELDRFQLPPANYEIVQALRKMNHDR; encoded by the coding sequence GTGACAAGAAAGTATAGGCAGATTGGTGTAGCAATTGTGTGGAATCAAGAGCGCGATCGCATCCTCATCGATCGCCGCTTGCCCAAAGGCAGATTTGCCAGTTACTGGGAATTTCCTGGTGGTAAGGTGGAGGCAGGGGAAGATATTGCTGCTTGCATTCGCCGCGAAATCAGGGAAGAACTGGGTATTGAGATCTTTGTAGAGGACTACCTGATCGCCATTAACCACGATTATGATGAGGATCTCTCTGTTGCCCTGATCGTGCATAACTGCCTGCACATCAGTGGGGAACCACAGCCGCTAGAATGTGCTGAGGTGCGGTGGGTAACTTTGGAGGAGTTAGATCGCTTTCAGTTGCCGCCCGCTAATTACGAGATCGTCCAAGCATTGCGCAAAATGAATCATGACAGATAA